A DNA window from Oryctolagus cuniculus chromosome 21, mOryCun1.1, whole genome shotgun sequence contains the following coding sequences:
- the RNF34 gene encoding E3 ubiquitin-protein ligase RNF34 isoform X8, translating to MKHVCCDCKKDFCSVCSVLEENLRRCSTCHLLQATAFQRPQLMRLKVKDLRQYLMLRNIPTDTCREKEDLVDLVLCHHGLGSEDHLDTGSLNSSRSQTSSFFTHSFFSNSTAPSATVSSFQGELMDRDGTARSGALAQVQSEIASANTEDDDDDDEDDDDDDDEETLEERTPGLSQKRVRASLSDLSSLEDVEGMSVRQLKEILARNFVNYSGCCEKWELVEKVNRLYKENEENQKSYGERLQLQDEDDDSLCRICMDAVIDCVLLECGHMVTCTKCGKRMSECPICRQYVVRAVHVFKS from the exons CACGTATGTTGCGACTGCAAGAAAGATTTTTGCTCCGTTTGTTCAGTCTTAGAAGAAAACCTCCGTAGATGTTCTACTTGTCACCTGCTACAAGCGACGGCCTTTCAGCGCCCTCAGTTAATGCGGCTGAAGGTGAAGGATCTGCGGCAGTATCTCATGCTTAGAAATATACCGACAGACACTTGTCGGGAGAAAGAAGACTTGGTAGATCTGGTTCTGTGCCATCACGGACTAGGCTCTGAGGACCACCTGGACACAGGCAGTCTGAACTCTTCACGGTCCCAGACTTCTAGCTTTTTTACACATTCGTTTTTTTCAAACTCTACAGCCCCCTCTGCTACTGTGTCTTCGTTTCAGGGAGAGCTTATGGATAGAGATGGGACCGCCAGATCTGGAGCGCTGGCACAG gtACAAAGTGAAATAGCTTCAGCAAACACagaagatgatgatgacgatgatgaagACGATGACGACGACGATGATGAAGAAACCTTGGAGGAGAGG ACTCCTGGGCTTTCTCAGAAGAGAGTGAGAGCCTCGCTGTCTGACCTGTCAAGCCTTGAAGATGTGGAAGGGATGAGTGTGCGCCAACTGAAGGAAATCCTGGCTCGGAATTTTGTCAACTattctggctgttgtgaaaaATGGGAGCTGGTAGAGAAAGTAAACCGGTTAtacaaagagaatgaagaaaaccaaaaatcat ATGGCGAGCGGCTGCAGCTGCAGGACGAGGACGACGACAGCCTGTGCCGGATCTGCATGGACGCCGTCATCGACTGCGTGCTGCTGGAGTGCGGGCACATGGTCACCTGCACCAAGTGCGGCAAGCGCATGAGTGAGTGTCCCATCTGCCGGCAGTACGTGGTGCGGGCCGTGCACGTGTTCAAGTCCTGA